The Dyadobacter sandarakinus DNA window CAACCTTCGGGAATGAATTTGCAAAAGCATTGGGGCTTCCTGCCGATGTACAGGCAAGTACCTGCGTGCTGTACACCTATATAGGCATTGTAACAGGCGATTTTTTCAGTGGAATTCTGAGCCAGTGGCTGCGATCACGCAAGCAGGCTATTCTGATCATGATGCTGATGACGCTGGCGGGAGTATTATGGCTGTTATTCGGAGGCATATCCACACCGGCTCTGCTTTATGCCTGCTACGGCTGGCTGGGCTTCTCGATCGGGTACATCGCCATGTTCCTGACCACCACGGCCGAGCAGTTTGGTACCAACCTGCGTGCTACGGTCACAACCTCAGTGGCCAACAATGTCCGCGCTACTACCTTACTCACCCTGCCACTCTTCCAATACCTTAAACCGCATTGGGGTGTATTGCAGGCTGGCTCGGCGATAGGCGTCATCTGCTTTTCACTTGCATTGCTTTCATGGTGGAAAATGGAGGAAACCTACGGAAAGGACCTCGACTACCAGGAGACGATTTAGTCACCTACTTTCATGACGGTGACTTGGTCAGGAGAAGGATAGAGCAATAATTTAGAGAAATCCGTTTTCCAGAAATCAAGATCAAGCAGCTGATCACGAGTATCCTTAGTGAGGGTAATTACCACCGGGGTACCATCCGAGTCTTCATACTCAACTTGTATAAGATCCCCGGCATACGAATTAGGGTCGCCGCCCAGGCTTATACTGCCCATCTTGCCACCCTCATACTCATCTACCATGGTATTGAACGGGTAATCAATCGGGTCAAAATTCAGTTGTTCCAGCAGGAAATAGATCAGCTCTTTTTCATTTTCCCGGATAGGACGGAGGTTTTTCATTTTGGTAAAAAATAAAAAAATAACTATTGCGTACCAGCGGATGCTGCTTGCTCGGCCCGCCGCCACTTTTCAGCTTTTCGCGCCACAAACCAGAACGAGAGTGCCAGCAGCGCAAAGAAAATGCCGCTGTTGGTACGGTCCCAGAAATATTCGAAGTAGCGTGTATAAATGTTGAGCAGGAAAAACACGAGAGAAAGGTCACGCAAGGTATCCTGCTTGTATTTGAATGCATAAAAAATAAGTCCTGCCAGCACCAGCGTAAAACTGGCTGCCCAAAACCAGAAATGGCTTTGTCGTGTAACCTTCCAGCCGGCCAGGTCGTCGTAGTTGCCGAAGATGGAGAGTGTCCAGGCCGCCAGTAAAAACAGGAATATGCCGATGTTGTAGGTGACTTCCCTGACAAACGCCAGCGGACGCACGTAAGCCAGCAATGCAGACAATCCCCAGATTACCAGCCCAAAGAAGGTCATTCTCAGCGGGTAGTTCATGCCGAGAAAGCGATAGCCACCCTGCGACCACAGGTAGGTTTGCGCACCCCACCAGCCCGCCAGTGCGATAATCATCACGGTCCACAGGAGTGTCGAGCGCAGGAAAATGGCAATGCCTCCATATGCAGCCGCAGCAATAAACAGGGGCAGGGCATAGTTGCCATCAAAGCCGCCCAGACTTCTGGTCCAGTAAGTAATTGCCACACCCACGGCCAGCACAATAGCAATGTGATAGGTTTCACTACCGGAGCGGGCTGCGCCAATGCGGTTTTGGCGTCTTTTTGCAAGGTAAACAAACAACCCGGCGAGTGCAGTAAATCCAACTCCCACGACGGTTTCCGAGAATCCCCAGCGTTTTCGCAGCAGCTCAATCCATTTTTCATCAATAACCAGCGCGCCGAATGCCAGCAGTCCGCAGGATATGGCGGCAATGAGCGAGTACACAGCTACGGCGTCCATGTTGGAGTTTTTGAGCTGGTAGCTGCCTCTGAGCTCTTTGGCCAGCTCCGGGCTGATCCGTGCGGATTCTTGCCAGTATTGTATGGCATTACCAATCACTTCCGCCTCTTTCTTGTCCAGTTCCATAGTGTGATTAGGATGGTGTTAGTTAAAAGCTTCTAATTTATCGTTGAAAACAGCTTCCAGCTTCGCTTTTTTCAAATATATACATTCCAAAACGTATGTCAGTTCTTGCCTTAAAGCAAAAAAGTCCGGAGACTGGCTCCGGACTGATGCTGTGTGGTTTATCTCTTTTTCTGATTGGAAAGGAATTCGACAACGTCTCGGATTTCCCGCTTGGTCATGATATTACCCATCGGTGGCATGCTGGATGGTACGTTCTCGCGTTTGGCAATGCGTGATGTGGCGATTTTGAGAGGTTCGGCTTCCGAGGTTTTCAGAACCAGCTCGTGTTCATTTTCCTGACTAAGGATACCCGCAGCGCTGGTACCATCCTTCAACGTCAGCATCACCATCCCGAACCCGGGCGAAAGGCGTGCGCTCGGCTCAATCAATGCCTGCAGAATCTGCTCACGCGAAAGTACATTGCCAATGTTGGATAAGTTAGGACCCACTTCTCCGCCTTGTCCGCCAATGGAGTGACAGCGGACGCATTCTGCTGCTGAGCTCGTCATAAAGTACCTGCGGCCCACTTGTGCATTGCCGCCGTACAGCGCATCCTGGTAGTCGGCAACCGTGGCACCGGCAGTCCGCAGGGGCGAAAGCCGGGCTATCAATGTACTTGATTTGGTAGAATCCACAGCTTCTCCAAGATCGAGGGCGAGGCTTGGTGACAGCTTTTTAGCAGACAGCTCGTCAATCAGGTTACTGAAGATACCTTCTGTTTTGTCTACCGGAATGCGGCCCAGTACTTTCAGCATCTGCTGCTGCTCTTTTACGCTGCCCTTCTCGAAAATCGCCTTGGAAATATCTTCCAGTGCTGATTTGGACATATTGACACTCCCTACCATACCCAATGCAGCAGTGCGCACATCCGCGTCGGAGTCGGTCATTCCTTTTTTCATTACCGTCTCCATGTCTGCATATTTCAGGTCCTTCAATGCAATCAGCATGGCTGCGCGTACTTTCGGATCTTTGCTGGAGTCCAGTATCTTGGAAAGTGCAGCGTTATTGTCGGCAATGTTCAGGCTGGTCAGCAGCTGGGCTGCTGCTATCAGTATGGCAGGATCACTGTCAGCAAGAAGTCCGCTGATAA harbors:
- a CDS encoding DUF6984 family protein, with product MKNLRPIRENEKELIYFLLEQLNFDPIDYPFNTMVDEYEGGKMGSISLGGDPNSYAGDLIQVEYEDSDGTPVVITLTKDTRDQLLDLDFWKTDFSKLLLYPSPDQVTVMKVGD